Genomic window (Alnus glutinosa chromosome 9, dhAlnGlut1.1, whole genome shotgun sequence):
ATTGACATTGTTAGTTAAACAGGACTACCAAAACTGCGTAAAGACTGGGTTGACAGGCGGGAGAAATTAGGTGCACCTAGATACACGCAGATGTACTATGCCAAGCAGGGAATTATAACTGAGGAAATGTTGTACTGTGCCACTCGTGAGAAGCTTGACCCAGAATTTGTGAGATCAGAGGTTGCTCGTGGTCGGGCAATCATCCCTTCCAATAAGAAGCACCAGGAGCTAGAGCCAATGatagttggaagaaacttttTGGTCAAAGTGAATGCAAACATTGGAAACTCTGCTGTTGCGAGCTCCATCGAAGAAGAAGTTTATAAGGTCCAATGGGCAACTATGTGGGGTGCAGACACTGTCATGGATCTCTCTACAGGTCGCCACATCCATGAGACACGTGAGTGGATCCTACGTAACTCTGCTGTACCAGTAGGGACTGTACCCATCTATCAAGCACTTGAAAAAGTGAATGGAATTGCGGAAAATCTTACCTGGGAAGTTTTCAGAGACACCCTGATTGAACAAGCTGAGCAGGGTGTAGATTACTTCACTATCCATGCTGGCGTTCTACTACGATACATCCCACTAACAGCAAAGCGAATGACAGGAATTGTTTCCCGCGGAGGATCCATTCATGCAAAATGGTGCTTGACTTACCATAAGGAGAATTTTGCATATGAACACTGGGATGACATACTTGACATCTGTAATCAATATGATGTGTCCCTGTCAATAGGAGATGGGCTGAGACCTGGGTCCATTTATGATGCCAATGACACTGCTCAGTTTGCAGAGCTCTTAACTCAGGGAGAACTGACCCGAAGAGCATGGGAGAAGGACGTTCAGGTAATAACATTATAAAGATGTTTGGTGGCCTAATGGCTTACAAACATTTAACAACATTAAGAAACTTGGCTTTGTCTTTATTGCCCTACAAGGTTTAGCTATCTCTTCTAATCTTATTTCTATGGAAGTCTTATCCTTCTTGTGTAGAAATTGGGGCTGTAAATCTCAgatatttcaacattttttggattttaactGATTTCTACTGCAGGAACGTAAATTTCGTTAAccttaatttttgaaaaatgaatttgaaAGTTGCCATTCCGTTGCTTCATAGTTTAACAGTGGCTTATCTTTGCGCCAAAAGAGAGCCACTGTGTGTATGTTCATCTTTTCTGAGAATACTATTCTCAGAGAAAGTATAAGAGTGTACTGATCTCCTTGGCTAATTTCATGAGCACTATAGAATTTAGTGAGCATAAACTACTAATCCATTGAACATATCTGTTAGTTAGTGGATAGTGAAGCAGCTGTAATTAGGCTTTTACTCGGTTGAGTTGACCATGGAGGCATTAATTTATGGGTTActagatttttatttgaataaaatgCTGTTTCCTGTCAAACCAAACATAACAATTACATAGTGAAACTAAATGAAAAAAAGGAAGTTTAGGTTTACCCAAGGTATTCAGAATTGCACTTATCTATAAAACTGCTTCATTGTTTTCTGTCAAATTTTACTTTGAGCGAataattatttatcattatgACCCACACTATGACACTGCGCTTTCAGGTCATGAATGAAGGGCCTGGACATATTCCAATGCACAAGATTCCTGAAAACATGCAAAAACAGCTGGAATGGTGTAATGAAGCACCTTTCTACACTCTTGGTCCTTTAACCACTGATATCGCTCCTGGATATGATCATATCACCTCTGCAATTGGTGCTGCCAATATTGGGGCTCTGGGCACTGCTCTTCTGTGTTATGTTACTCCAAAAGAACACCTTGGGTTGCCAAATCGGGATGATGTGAAGGCTGGAGTTATAGCATATAAGATAGCTGCTCATGCAGCTGATTTAGCCAAAGGTCACCCGCATGCTCAAGCCTGGGATGACACATTAAGCAAGGCGAGATTCGAGTTCCGGTGGATGGACCAGTTTGCTTTGTCATTGGATCCTATGACTGCCATGTCCTTCCATGATGAAACCTTGCCATCAGAAGGTGCCAAGGTGGCCCATTTTTGCTCCATGTGTGGACCTAAATTCTGTTCTATGAAGATAACGGAGGATGTGAGGAAGTATGCTGAGGAGCACGGCTATGGGAGTGCCGAGGAAGCTGTGCAGCGTGGGATGGATGCTATGAGTGCTGAGTTTCTGGCTGCTAAGAAAACTGTCAGTGGAGAACAACATGGTGAAATAGGTGGAGAAATCTACCTGCCAGCAAGTCACTTAAGTTCCTCCGAGCATTGAAGGTCAGTgtactttgtttgtttgtttatttatttattaaatttttttttccctcaattCTTATGAAAATGCCTTCTCTGAGCTTTGTTTTATCCAATTAGGATCTAAGTAATTGAATTCGTGTGCCTGCCTCGTTAGCTTGAACGAGGTCGGCTGTTTGAGTCTTCTCAATTAGCTCAGACATAGTTCTTGCTTGGGGGGTTTTGCATTTGGGGTTTCCCGATAGGGATGGGTTCCAAAAGAAGGGGTTCCTTCTcatagtaaaaataataataataataacaattaatTGGATTCTTGGATGGTGATCCAAAACTTGTGGCCGCAAGGATAAAACCTGTAAATACACTTGAACTTAAAGTTTTTAGAAGTTTATCATCTGGAAGCCAAAATGATGAACACAGGATCTCATAGGAATGCCATGTCGTCCATATCTAGGGGAAATTAAGGCCCCTCTCAGGTGGTAGCTGAATATGATGACTCTCTTCCCTGTGAAAGAGTGCATTTAGAGCATCATGCTATATTTTTCCTCATGCCAGAAGCAAGGATGGCTATAGTCACAGAATTATTTTACCTCTGAACAAGCAAAAGTACGCCAAAAATTTTCAGTAGAGTTCAGTAGACATGATTTAAGGCGATTTAGTTAAAGCCTTATGCACATGATGAATGTTGATATGTCTGCCAACACATGGCATATCAGATGAATTATCATGTATTTTGCATTCTTCGTTTAACTATAGTGAATTGGGGTGCCAATTTTTGCAGGATCACATGCCTCCGGAGAATCAGTTTGGAATCGTGAAGACTTGGTGCATGATTACATTATCAAGAACACTGCTGGAAAGTTTGAAGTTTAGTTTGTGAATGCTTTGAAGACATATCTATCtttaatctttttgtttcgTGTGCTTCAGTAATAAAATGCTTTTATTTTCGTCATGATTTCTTTTGCTACTGAATTGACTTGAGAGATGCACCAGGGGTGCCTGTATCTGCTTCAGCTCAAGCTATTTGGCTGGGATGTTGGCAGATCAGGCTGAGACAGTCCCTTTGAACCTGAACAGGATAATGCCTGCGTAGGGAGCGTGCattttctttcctgttttttttttctgtgctTGCACAGGGAGGAAGAAGCTTCTATCCATGGTTCGGGCTAGCTGATCCATGTGAAGGCAGATTCAATGTCATGCAATCCTGTGGCTGGGAAGTAGCTGGAACTGGCTTCtatgtttgtttctttgtttgtgtGCTTATTATGATAAAGTCTTAgcgaacaaaaaagaaaaagaaaaaagaaaaataatggccatatatatacatgaactTTGTTCAATCTCCATAAGATAAATTACATACTACTGTGTAAACCTTATAATTTATTatggaaaattaaaatattcataCTTGAGTTTGACTGTGCAACGTTAATACGTTGTATAAGCACGGCTGAACATCGCAGGGTCTAGGACTCTAAGCATGCTTTTGTCCTATTTGGGTTTGATTAAAAGCTTTCTTACCCATTTTTTGAGGTAATTCCAAGCTTTTGACCGGTATGTTTGGGAACAAAAAGAATCTTGATTGTATTTGCTAGGGTTcaggttattaaaaaataaatcagatTTTATCTCAAAAAGTCAGATtatccaaacatttttttttaactttattttccAGTGATAGATTGAGGACTCATTTACA
Coding sequences:
- the LOC133877424 gene encoding phosphomethylpyrimidine synthase, chloroplastic, giving the protein MASLHASLTSVVCQNGNHASSAKFPSTAFLPGFDVVGRVSSASKKETSAISVSTGPRATLTFDPPTTDSEKTKQRKHTVDPAAPDFLPLPSFEQCFPKSTKEFKEVIHEQSGQILKVPFRRIHLAGDEPHFDTYDTTGPQNISPRIGLPKLRKDWVDRREKLGAPRYTQMYYAKQGIITEEMLYCATREKLDPEFVRSEVARGRAIIPSNKKHQELEPMIVGRNFLVKVNANIGNSAVASSIEEEVYKVQWATMWGADTVMDLSTGRHIHETREWILRNSAVPVGTVPIYQALEKVNGIAENLTWEVFRDTLIEQAEQGVDYFTIHAGVLLRYIPLTAKRMTGIVSRGGSIHAKWCLTYHKENFAYEHWDDILDICNQYDVSLSIGDGLRPGSIYDANDTAQFAELLTQGELTRRAWEKDVQVMNEGPGHIPMHKIPENMQKQLEWCNEAPFYTLGPLTTDIAPGYDHITSAIGAANIGALGTALLCYVTPKEHLGLPNRDDVKAGVIAYKIAAHAADLAKGHPHAQAWDDTLSKARFEFRWMDQFALSLDPMTAMSFHDETLPSEGAKVAHFCSMCGPKFCSMKITEDVRKYAEEHGYGSAEEAVQRGMDAMSAEFLAAKKTVSGEQHGEIGGEIYLPASHLSSSEH